A window of Oceanidesulfovibrio indonesiensis contains these coding sequences:
- a CDS encoding efflux RND transporter permease subunit, whose product MIALGGIGTRNSPVLTESIEESRAQVMDVKEAILESGAVSFRTIVLTALTTGLGAWPIKLDPIFDGLDWA is encoded by the coding sequence CGCCCTTGGCGGCATAGGCACACGAAATTCGCCGGTTCTCACGGAGTCCATCGAGGAGAGCCGCGCCCAGGTCATGGATGTGAAGGAAGCGATTCTGGAGAGCGGTGCGGTGAGTTTCAGGACAATCGTTCTCACGGCGTTGACCACGGGCCTGGGCGCATGGCCCATAAAACTGGACCCCATATTCGACGGTCTTGACTGGGCGC